One stretch of Prionailurus viverrinus isolate Anna chromosome C1, UM_Priviv_1.0, whole genome shotgun sequence DNA includes these proteins:
- the EFCAB14 gene encoding EF-hand calcium-binding domain-containing protein 14 isoform X1, which produces MKKRKELNALIGLAGDSRRKKPKKGSGHRLLRTEPPDSDSESSSEEEEEFGLVGNRSRFVKGDYLRCCKICYPLCAFVILAACVVACVGLVWMQVALKEDLDALKEKFRTMESNQKSSFQEIPKLNEELLSKQKQLEKIESGELGLNRVWINITEMNKQISLLTSAVNHLKANVKSAADLISLPATVEGLQKSVATIGNTLNSVHLAVEAVQKTMDEHKKTMDLLQSDMNQHFLKENSGSNQSSPSPSATSEVDNKTHSENLKQDILYLHNSLEEVNSALVGYHRQNDLKLKRMNETVRNLTQRVNWIETDLVAMSKVEKQANLSLSMMDDRATTLKRESLHQMTNRTDTLKTQSIKKEDSPDSQVSKLRERLQLISALTNKPESNRPPDTTDKEQVQSFTSKPSALPKSPPSYGDHIEKTAQLRPIALPGISSIKDLQDLFHKTGQDMDGKLTYQEIWNSLGSAVPGLETLKEFDSDGDGRYSFLELRVALGV; this is translated from the exons ATGAAGAAGCGCAAAGAGCTCAATGCATTGATTGGTTTGGCTGGGGACAGTCggagaaagaaacccaagaaaGGCTCAGGCCACCGCCTTCTTCGCACTGAGCCTCCTGACTCAGACTCTGAATCCAGctctgaggaggaagaagaattcGGTTTAGTTGGAAATCGCTCTCGTTTCGTCAA GGGAGACTACTTACGATGCTGCAAGATCTGTTATCCCCTCTGTGCTTTTGTCATCCTTGCCGCCTGTGTTGTGGCCTGCGTTGGGTTGGTGTGGATGCAAGTTGCCCTGAAGGAGGATCTGGATGCCCTCAAGGAAAAATTTAGAACAA tgGAATCTAATCAGAAAAGCTCATTCCAAGAAATTCCCAAACTTAACGAAGAATTGCtcagcaaacaaaaacaactcgAGAAGATTGAATCTGGGGAGCTGGGATTGAACAGAGTCTGGATAAACATCACAGAAATGAATAAGCAG ATTTCTCTGTTGACTTCTGCAGTAAACCACCTCAAAGCCAATGTTAAGTCTGCTGCGGACTTAATTAGCTTGCCTGCCACTGTAGAGGGACTTCAGAAG AGCGTAGCTACCATTGGCAATACGTTAAACAGTGTCCATCTCGCTGTGGAGGCAGTACAGAAAACCATGGATGAACACAAGAAAACCATGGACTTACTGCAGAGTGATATG AATCAGCACTTCTTGAAAGAGAACAGTGGAAGCAACCAGAGCAGTCCATCACCTTCAGCTACATCAGAAGTTGACAATAAAACCCACAGTGAGAATTTGAAACAG GATATCCTGTACCTTCACAACTCTTTAGAGGAGGTAAACAGTGCCCTAGTGGGGTACCACAGACAGAACGATCTTAAACTCAAGAGAATGAATGAGACAGTCAGGAACCTTACCCAGAGAGTCAACTGGATAGAAACAGATCTGGTTGCTATGAGCAAGGTAGAAAAGCAAGCGAACCTGTCCCTCAGCATG aTGGATGATAGAGCCACCACTCTAAAAAGAGAGTCCTTGCATCAAATGACCAACAGAACGGATACATTAAAAACCCAGAGCATAAAG AAAGAAGATAGTCCAGATTCTCAAGTATCCAAGCTCAGAGAGAGACTGCAGCTGATCAGTGCTCTCACAAACAAGCCTGAGAGCAACAGGCCACCAGACACCACCGACAAAG AGCAAGTACAGAGTTTCACATCAAAGCCATCAGCATTGCCAAAATCTCCACCGTCTTATGGAGATCACATTGAGAAAACTGCCCAGCTAAGACCTATTGCCCTACCAGGAATTTCTAGCATCAAAG ATCTTCAGGATTTATTCCACAAGACTGGCCAGGACATGGATGGAAAGCTGACCTACCAGGAAATCTGGAACTCCTTAGGTTCTGCCGTGCCAGGACTAGAGACTTTGAAAGAGTTTGATTCTGATGGCGATGGAAGATATTCATTCCTGGAGCTAAGGGTAGCTTTAGGTGTCTAG
- the EFCAB14 gene encoding EF-hand calcium-binding domain-containing protein 14 isoform X2 has protein sequence MKKRKELNALIGLAGDSRRKKPKKGSGHRLLRTEPPDSDSESSSEEEEEFGLVGNRSRFVKGDYLRCCKICYPLCAFVILAACVVACVGLVWMQVALKEDLDALKEKFRTMESNQKSSFQEIPKLNEELLSKQKQLEKIESGELGLNRVWINITEMNKQISLLTSAVNHLKANVKSAADLISLPATVEGLQKSVATIGNTLNSVHLAVEAVQKTMDEHKKTMDLLQSDMNQHFLKENSGSNQSSPSPSATSEVDNKTHSENLKQMDDRATTLKRESLHQMTNRTDTLKTQSIKKEDSPDSQVSKLRERLQLISALTNKPESNRPPDTTDKEQVQSFTSKPSALPKSPPSYGDHIEKTAQLRPIALPGISSIKDLQDLFHKTGQDMDGKLTYQEIWNSLGSAVPGLETLKEFDSDGDGRYSFLELRVALGV, from the exons ATGAAGAAGCGCAAAGAGCTCAATGCATTGATTGGTTTGGCTGGGGACAGTCggagaaagaaacccaagaaaGGCTCAGGCCACCGCCTTCTTCGCACTGAGCCTCCTGACTCAGACTCTGAATCCAGctctgaggaggaagaagaattcGGTTTAGTTGGAAATCGCTCTCGTTTCGTCAA GGGAGACTACTTACGATGCTGCAAGATCTGTTATCCCCTCTGTGCTTTTGTCATCCTTGCCGCCTGTGTTGTGGCCTGCGTTGGGTTGGTGTGGATGCAAGTTGCCCTGAAGGAGGATCTGGATGCCCTCAAGGAAAAATTTAGAACAA tgGAATCTAATCAGAAAAGCTCATTCCAAGAAATTCCCAAACTTAACGAAGAATTGCtcagcaaacaaaaacaactcgAGAAGATTGAATCTGGGGAGCTGGGATTGAACAGAGTCTGGATAAACATCACAGAAATGAATAAGCAG ATTTCTCTGTTGACTTCTGCAGTAAACCACCTCAAAGCCAATGTTAAGTCTGCTGCGGACTTAATTAGCTTGCCTGCCACTGTAGAGGGACTTCAGAAG AGCGTAGCTACCATTGGCAATACGTTAAACAGTGTCCATCTCGCTGTGGAGGCAGTACAGAAAACCATGGATGAACACAAGAAAACCATGGACTTACTGCAGAGTGATATG AATCAGCACTTCTTGAAAGAGAACAGTGGAAGCAACCAGAGCAGTCCATCACCTTCAGCTACATCAGAAGTTGACAATAAAACCCACAGTGAGAATTTGAAACAG aTGGATGATAGAGCCACCACTCTAAAAAGAGAGTCCTTGCATCAAATGACCAACAGAACGGATACATTAAAAACCCAGAGCATAAAG AAAGAAGATAGTCCAGATTCTCAAGTATCCAAGCTCAGAGAGAGACTGCAGCTGATCAGTGCTCTCACAAACAAGCCTGAGAGCAACAGGCCACCAGACACCACCGACAAAG AGCAAGTACAGAGTTTCACATCAAAGCCATCAGCATTGCCAAAATCTCCACCGTCTTATGGAGATCACATTGAGAAAACTGCCCAGCTAAGACCTATTGCCCTACCAGGAATTTCTAGCATCAAAG ATCTTCAGGATTTATTCCACAAGACTGGCCAGGACATGGATGGAAAGCTGACCTACCAGGAAATCTGGAACTCCTTAGGTTCTGCCGTGCCAGGACTAGAGACTTTGAAAGAGTTTGATTCTGATGGCGATGGAAGATATTCATTCCTGGAGCTAAGGGTAGCTTTAGGTGTCTAG
- the TEX38 gene encoding testis-expressed protein 38 isoform X2, whose amino-acid sequence MDSQREDLSLPGGKCPFSSCPLLCALAQSRHPGKNLRREERAQEWVKVMRAATFTYSPLLYWINKRRHYGMNTTVNTGPPPAVTKTETEVQNSDPLWELDVPGSRSSVAQDSSPKVEAPAPTQPALQLVPGQALPSPVLQSRTSSPLLVPIFQEVPFAPSLCNLPPMLNHSVSYPLDTCPERNVHFHSLPTMVHEDHCFSAKAFASEL is encoded by the exons ATGGATTCCCAGCGGGAGGACCTGAGCCTCCCTGGTGGTAAATGCCCCTTCAGTTCCTGCCCCTTGCTTTGTGCCTTAGCTCAGAGCAGGCACCCAGG GAAGAACTTGCGACGAGAAGAGCGTGCCCAGGAGTGGGTGAAGGTGATGAGAGCCGCCACGTTCACCTACAGCCCCCTGTTGTACTGGATTAACAAGCGTCGGCATTATGGCATGAACACAACTGTCAACACGGGCCCTCCCCCTGCTGTCACCAAGACCGAGACTGAGGTCCAGaattcagatcctctgtgggAACTGGACGTCCCTGGGAGCAGGAGCTCTGTTGCCCAAGACAGCAGCCCCAAGGTGGAGGCCCCTGCCCCCACGCAACCTGCACTGCAGCTGGTCCCCGGGCAGGCTTTACCTTCCCCAGTGCTGCAGTCCCGGACCAGCTCCCCACTCCTGGTGCCCATCTTTCAGGAGGtgccctttgccccttccctgtgcaaCCTGCCCCCAATGCTGAACCACTCGGTCTCCTACCCTTTGGACACCTGTCCTGAAAGGAATGTCCACTTCCATTCCCTCCCCACGATGGTCCATGAAGACCACTGCTTCAGTGCCAAGGCTTTTGCCTCAGAATTATAG
- the TEX38 gene encoding testis-expressed protein 38 isoform X3 — MRAATFTYSPLLYWINKRRHYGMNTTVNTGPPPAVTKTETEVQNSDPLWELDVPGSRSSVAQDSSPKVEAPAPTQPALQLVPGQALPSPVLQSRTSSPLLVPIFQEVPFAPSLCNLPPMLNHSVSYPLDTCPERNVHFHSLPTMVHEDHCFSAKAFASEL; from the coding sequence ATGAGAGCCGCCACGTTCACCTACAGCCCCCTGTTGTACTGGATTAACAAGCGTCGGCATTATGGCATGAACACAACTGTCAACACGGGCCCTCCCCCTGCTGTCACCAAGACCGAGACTGAGGTCCAGaattcagatcctctgtgggAACTGGACGTCCCTGGGAGCAGGAGCTCTGTTGCCCAAGACAGCAGCCCCAAGGTGGAGGCCCCTGCCCCCACGCAACCTGCACTGCAGCTGGTCCCCGGGCAGGCTTTACCTTCCCCAGTGCTGCAGTCCCGGACCAGCTCCCCACTCCTGGTGCCCATCTTTCAGGAGGtgccctttgccccttccctgtgcaaCCTGCCCCCAATGCTGAACCACTCGGTCTCCTACCCTTTGGACACCTGTCCTGAAAGGAATGTCCACTTCCATTCCCTCCCCACGATGGTCCATGAAGACCACTGCTTCAGTGCCAAGGCTTTTGCCTCAGAATTATAG
- the TEX38 gene encoding testis-expressed protein 38 isoform X1 produces the protein MDSQREDLSLPGVWVSLYFGFLGLCSVVTGGCILFLHWRKNLRREERAQEWVKVMRAATFTYSPLLYWINKRRHYGMNTTVNTGPPPAVTKTETEVQNSDPLWELDVPGSRSSVAQDSSPKVEAPAPTQPALQLVPGQALPSPVLQSRTSSPLLVPIFQEVPFAPSLCNLPPMLNHSVSYPLDTCPERNVHFHSLPTMVHEDHCFSAKAFASEL, from the exons ATGGATTCCCAGCGGGAGGACCTGAGCCTCCCTGGTG TATGGGTCTCATTGTACTTTGGATTCCTGGGGCTGTGTTCTGTGGTAACCGGTGGCTGCATTCTCTTTCTGCACTGGAGGAAGAACTTGCGACGAGAAGAGCGTGCCCAGGAGTGGGTGAAGGTGATGAGAGCCGCCACGTTCACCTACAGCCCCCTGTTGTACTGGATTAACAAGCGTCGGCATTATGGCATGAACACAACTGTCAACACGGGCCCTCCCCCTGCTGTCACCAAGACCGAGACTGAGGTCCAGaattcagatcctctgtgggAACTGGACGTCCCTGGGAGCAGGAGCTCTGTTGCCCAAGACAGCAGCCCCAAGGTGGAGGCCCCTGCCCCCACGCAACCTGCACTGCAGCTGGTCCCCGGGCAGGCTTTACCTTCCCCAGTGCTGCAGTCCCGGACCAGCTCCCCACTCCTGGTGCCCATCTTTCAGGAGGtgccctttgccccttccctgtgcaaCCTGCCCCCAATGCTGAACCACTCGGTCTCCTACCCTTTGGACACCTGTCCTGAAAGGAATGTCCACTTCCATTCCCTCCCCACGATGGTCCATGAAGACCACTGCTTCAGTGCCAAGGCTTTTGCCTCAGAATTATAG